A genomic window from Methanobacterium sp. BRmetb2 includes:
- a CDS encoding nickel-responsive regulator 1: MTIISVSLNEKLLDELNKLQNEMGFSGRSEVMRAGARMLLADNKEKETLEGDINSILVLIHPQESEDKVTEIKHDFEDIINTQIHSHLKDHKCLELFILDGNGQRMKELSDIFYTCRKMDYVKLIVV, translated from the coding sequence ATGACCATAATCAGCGTTTCTTTAAATGAAAAACTGCTAGATGAGCTAAATAAACTTCAAAATGAAATGGGATTTTCAGGAAGATCTGAAGTTATGAGGGCTGGCGCAAGAATGCTCCTTGCAGATAATAAAGAAAAAGAAACGTTAGAAGGAGATATTAATTCAATACTTGTTTTAATCCATCCACAAGAATCTGAAGATAAAGTAACAGAGATAAAACATGATTTTGAAGATATAATCAACACTCAAATCCACAGCCATCTAAAAGATCATAAATGTTTAGAACTATTTATCCTGGATGGCAATGGGCAACGCATGAAAGAATTATCTGATATTTTTTATACCTGCCGAAAAATGGATTATGTTAAATTAATAGTCGTTTAA
- the cobM gene encoding precorrin-4 C(11)-methyltransferase, with product MKGKVIFMGAGPGDPELITLKAFNALKKADIVIYAGSLVNKEILEYVKGDAEIYNSASMNLPEIIKVMKNGVKDSKIIARVHTGDPSIYGAIGEQIEILREHNIEYDIIPGVSSLFATASALECELTLPEVSQTVIITRPEGRTPKPSSESISSLAKHNTTMCIFLGVHMIGKVMEDLKKHYLPQTPVAVVKKASWKDELIVKGTLENIEAKVKSAGIKKTAIIVVGDVLDPGKIVPSKLYDAEFSHEYREGKRSDNV from the coding sequence ATGAAAGGTAAAGTAATATTTATGGGCGCTGGGCCGGGGGACCCTGAACTTATAACATTAAAGGCTTTTAATGCTTTAAAAAAGGCAGATATTGTAATATACGCTGGTTCACTTGTTAATAAAGAAATTTTAGAATATGTCAAAGGAGATGCAGAAATTTACAACAGCGCATCAATGAACCTGCCTGAAATAATCAAAGTTATGAAGAACGGAGTCAAAGATTCTAAAATTATAGCCAGGGTCCACACTGGAGATCCGTCAATATACGGCGCTATTGGCGAACAAATAGAGATTTTAAGAGAGCATAATATTGAATATGATATTATACCTGGTGTAAGTTCCCTTTTTGCAACTGCATCTGCTCTTGAATGTGAGTTGACATTACCCGAGGTATCTCAAACAGTTATAATAACCCGTCCCGAAGGCAGAACTCCTAAACCATCATCAGAGTCTATTTCAAGTTTAGCCAAACATAATACAACCATGTGTATATTTTTAGGTGTGCATATGATTGGAAAAGTTATGGAAGATTTAAAAAAGCATTACCTACCCCAAACTCCTGTTGCCGTGGTGAAAAAAGCTTCCTGGAAAGATGAACTTATTGTTAAAGGAACATTGGAAAATATTGAAGCTAAAGTAAAATCTGCCGGTATAAAAAAGACTGCTATTATTGTGGTTGGAGATGTCCTAGATCCAGGTAAAATAGTACCATCCAAGCTTTATGATGCAGAATTTTCACATGAATACCGGGAAGGGAAAAGAAGTGATAATGTATAG
- a CDS encoding thymidylate synthase: MRILILTSGKYGSRIINNIAKRGLASNIVGLYEFPDDLPEFIDEFEDYVPENLPECDLILSIGLFGDINMIIPIIASKTNCQSIIIPIHDPKQIPIGLQQEIMDGLCEARVVFPKPFCSLKPVGDEYVDKFAKSFGKPHLKIEFDARIKKVEVIRGAPCGSTWFIAEKLVGVPVDEAEFVTGDKFHNFPCLASMNTDPVIGDTIMHLAGYKSKEAVKNGLGFAFKTAIVDPDICQGGEDCEYVCTDICPTVKIGDKTIVINEDKKVEVDPETCGCCELCIKECPFGAIGIIDKKLSLKKSKD; the protein is encoded by the coding sequence ATGCGTATTCTAATATTAACTTCAGGTAAATATGGGTCAAGAATCATAAACAATATTGCTAAGAGAGGTTTAGCGTCTAATATCGTGGGTTTATACGAATTTCCAGATGATTTACCTGAATTTATTGATGAATTTGAAGATTATGTGCCAGAAAATCTTCCTGAATGTGATTTAATCTTATCTATTGGACTATTTGGGGATATAAATATGATAATCCCTATTATAGCATCAAAAACCAATTGCCAATCCATCATAATACCCATACATGATCCTAAACAAATCCCCATAGGTCTTCAGCAGGAGATAATGGATGGACTATGTGAAGCTAGAGTTGTTTTTCCCAAACCATTCTGTTCTCTAAAACCGGTTGGAGATGAATATGTGGATAAATTTGCTAAATCTTTTGGGAAACCCCACCTGAAAATTGAATTTGATGCCAGGATTAAAAAGGTAGAGGTTATAAGAGGAGCTCCCTGTGGTTCAACATGGTTCATTGCAGAAAAACTGGTAGGAGTACCTGTAGATGAAGCTGAATTTGTAACTGGCGATAAATTCCATAATTTTCCCTGTTTAGCTTCCATGAATACTGATCCCGTGATAGGAGACACTATCATGCACCTGGCAGGGTATAAGAGTAAAGAAGCTGTGAAAAATGGATTGGGATTTGCATTTAAAACGGCTATTGTTGATCCGGATATTTGTCAGGGGGGTGAAGACTGTGAATATGTATGTACTGATATCTGCCCCACAGTTAAAATTGGGGATAAAACCATTGTTATTAATGAAGATAAAAAGGTTGAAGTTGATCCTGAAACCTGCGGATGCTGTGAACTATGTATAAAAGAATGCCCATTTGGTGCAATAGGAATAATAGATAAAAAATTATCCTTAAAAAAATCAAAAGATTAA
- a CDS encoding TIGR00304 family protein: protein MIKAGTLVIAGVVVIFIGMILIFVGTALQSTNSKDETVKAGGVIMIGPIPIIFGTNKSFTIIAVIFAIILMVISYFLFYRPFL, encoded by the coding sequence ATGATTAAAGCCGGGACACTGGTAATTGCCGGAGTGGTGGTAATTTTCATAGGGATGATTTTAATATTTGTTGGAACGGCTCTGCAGAGTACTAATTCTAAAGATGAAACTGTTAAAGCCGGTGGAGTAATAATGATTGGACCTATTCCAATTATTTTTGGAACAAATAAATCATTCACTATCATTGCAGTAATCTTTGCCATAATTTTAATGGTAATATCATATTTCTTATTTTACAGGCCTTTTTTGTAA
- a CDS encoding GTP-binding protein yields MKKTHIPKLDDLLGGGVPEGSSIMFCAYPGVDCEAFGYQMLNGHLLEGEKGFIFTNVAEPDSVIYEFDSYGWDIVSSIEKDKVFFVDGSSSFIGAPSKGKYSLTDYSETENTILQAINDIPNGIGVINNLSTIIDYLGNGDAIKIVKKWNEKAKENNTILVYVFTEWDYEKSLIKELKSNVDCVVELTTIEERVIVGQGFMVASASWTDPVDTMILFFIVQPGGVKIYIPKILVTGPYNAGKSSFVKAISSKSVSVDRKAVGAFPTTIAMDIGHLDYKGFFADIFGTPGQERFDLILDVLSREAVGAFIIIDSTAPQTFARAKEMIRKTRAEAIPKIIVANKQDLDGALSPDEIREKMKLSKDIPIIPAVIPEEKGTQESLDALLKLLYGD; encoded by the coding sequence ATGAAAAAAACTCATATTCCTAAATTAGACGATTTGTTAGGAGGCGGAGTTCCTGAAGGATCATCTATAATGTTTTGTGCATATCCTGGAGTGGATTGTGAGGCGTTTGGTTACCAAATGTTAAATGGTCACCTACTCGAAGGTGAAAAGGGATTTATTTTCACGAATGTTGCAGAACCAGATAGTGTAATATACGAATTTGATTCTTATGGATGGGACATTGTATCTTCAATTGAAAAAGATAAAGTTTTCTTTGTGGATGGAAGCTCAAGTTTTATAGGTGCTCCTTCCAAAGGTAAATATTCTCTTACAGATTATTCAGAAACGGAAAATACAATTTTACAAGCTATAAATGATATTCCTAATGGTATAGGTGTTATTAACAATCTTTCAACAATAATTGATTATCTGGGCAATGGCGACGCAATAAAAATTGTAAAAAAATGGAATGAAAAAGCAAAAGAAAACAATACCATATTAGTTTATGTTTTTACTGAATGGGATTATGAAAAATCCTTGATAAAAGAATTAAAAAGTAATGTGGATTGTGTTGTGGAATTAACAACTATAGAGGAAAGGGTAATTGTTGGTCAGGGTTTTATGGTGGCCAGTGCATCTTGGACTGATCCAGTGGATACCATGATCTTATTTTTTATAGTTCAGCCTGGCGGTGTAAAAATATACATACCAAAAATATTAGTCACAGGTCCATATAACGCCGGAAAATCAAGTTTTGTTAAGGCAATTTCTTCTAAATCTGTTTCAGTCGATAGAAAGGCTGTTGGGGCATTCCCTACTACTATTGCTATGGATATAGGTCACTTAGATTACAAAGGATTTTTTGCAGATATATTCGGCACACCTGGCCAGGAACGTTTTGATTTAATATTGGATGTTTTATCAAGAGAAGCTGTGGGGGCTTTTATAATCATTGATTCTACTGCTCCACAAACATTTGCTCGGGCCAAGGAGATGATTCGAAAAACGAGGGCAGAGGCTATTCCTAAAATAATTGTTGCAAATAAACAGGATCTTGATGGTGCACTCTCCCCAGATGAAATAAGAGAAAAAATGAAATTAAGTAAAGATATTCCTATAATACCTGCAGTAATTCCTGAGGAAAAAGGAACCCAGGAATCTTTAGATGCTCTTTTAAAACTTTTATATGGTGATTAA
- a CDS encoding ATPase, whose translation MILRIESGIPGLDQVMADNKTGLGGIPENTATLVYGPPKVGKSIFCYQFMHGGLSLDEPCLYVLTDYGIKQLQQNILDFSWKLDDYIENDMLYIVDAISSISGTKIMNTENFSSSSVHNPTDIMVKLGVGTRYMAQKSPRFRSILDSLTTLFAFNQEMLIVRVLTAYIMRIREAGGTAVITYTEGSADIKVETMLKAVVDNVIKLDGEYITIEAMVGSGQKKTPYKITDEGIILE comes from the coding sequence TTGATTTTGAGGATAGAATCTGGAATACCTGGTTTGGATCAGGTTATGGCTGATAATAAAACAGGTCTGGGAGGGATTCCTGAGAATACTGCAACTCTCGTATACGGACCTCCTAAAGTAGGCAAATCCATATTTTGTTATCAATTTATGCATGGCGGCTTATCCTTAGATGAACCATGTCTTTATGTGTTGACAGATTACGGCATAAAACAATTACAGCAAAATATATTAGATTTTAGTTGGAAATTAGATGATTATATCGAAAATGACATGTTGTACATTGTAGATGCAATTTCCAGCATATCGGGCACTAAAATTATGAATACTGAGAATTTTTCTTCATCTTCAGTTCATAATCCCACGGATATAATGGTTAAACTGGGAGTGGGAACACGTTATATGGCGCAGAAATCACCAAGATTCAGGTCAATCTTGGATTCATTAACTACTCTCTTTGCATTCAATCAAGAAATGTTGATAGTTCGAGTTTTAACTGCCTACATAATGCGTATAAGAGAAGCCGGTGGCACCGCAGTTATCACGTACACTGAGGGTTCTGCTGATATTAAAGTGGAAACAATGTTAAAAGCAGTGGTGGATAACGTAATAAAACTTGATGGAGAATATATAACCATAGAAGCTATGGTAGGATCCGGACAAAAGAAAACTCCCTACAAAATAACCGATGAAGGAATAATTCTTGAATAA
- a CDS encoding recombinase RecA, which yields MPLVETGIPGFEKLIQDEYTGLGGIPENTTTLIYGPPNVGKSIFCYQFMYNGLLKNEPCLYVTADYGMKQLQQRTMDFDWFLQNYITDEMLYIIDALSNFSGAKIADTNTYKLTAVHNPTDLMVKVGIGTRFVFQKSSKFRSVFDSLTIPFAFNPDRLVLRILKAYVKRVKEARGIAIITHTEGSVDQDIENSLKDIVDNVFKMDGNTILSEKLMDYRNFESSYKITDKGIIIGMD from the coding sequence ATTCCCCTTGTTGAAACAGGAATTCCTGGATTTGAAAAATTAATTCAAGATGAGTATACTGGTTTGGGAGGAATTCCTGAAAATACTACCACTCTAATTTATGGCCCTCCTAATGTGGGTAAATCCATTTTCTGTTATCAATTTATGTATAATGGTCTATTAAAAAATGAACCATGTCTTTATGTTACTGCTGATTATGGAATGAAACAACTTCAACAAAGGACAATGGATTTTGATTGGTTCTTACAGAATTACATCACAGATGAAATGTTATATATTATTGATGCTCTTTCTAATTTTTCTGGTGCAAAAATAGCTGATACCAATACTTATAAATTAACTGCAGTCCACAACCCTACAGATTTAATGGTTAAAGTGGGTATAGGTACTAGATTTGTTTTTCAAAAATCTTCCAAATTTAGATCAGTTTTTGATTCACTTACCATCCCTTTTGCATTTAATCCGGATAGATTAGTACTGCGAATTTTAAAAGCGTATGTTAAAAGGGTTAAAGAAGCAAGAGGCATTGCAATTATAACCCACACTGAAGGTTCCGTAGATCAAGATATAGAAAATTCACTCAAAGACATTGTGGATAATGTGTTCAAAATGGATGGAAACACAATCTTATCAGAAAAATTAATGGATTATAGAAACTTTGAATCCAGTTACAAAATAACTGATAAAGGAATTATTATAGGGATGGACTGA
- a CDS encoding multidrug transporter, translated as MTFEISPGYQTILMVSSICGVVAFFATYLVMPRLIDKLKDANVVGQDLHKLKKTPVAEMGGIGILFGFTIGMFIGIWIYPPLSYELMVTLLVILLVGMVGMVDDLVRLTSKEKLFLLFLAGLPLIWVAPPEVGILYIILIPIAVSIASNLTNMLAGLNGIESGLGAIAMVSLTASCIIMSKYNVSLITISMLGALLAFLIYNKHPSRVFPGDVGTLIIGATIASVAFIGRVKIIAFIVLLPNIIDGILKFYSAGVMERQKHAPTQIGADGKLFAPPTGFKSLIRSVLRKPMKEEHVVIIVWIIGIICGAIGIILAFILPLETY; from the coding sequence ATGACTTTTGAAATTTCCCCAGGATATCAAACCATACTTATGGTATCCAGTATTTGTGGTGTTGTAGCATTTTTTGCAACATATCTCGTAATGCCCCGGCTCATTGACAAATTAAAGGATGCAAATGTAGTTGGACAAGACTTGCATAAACTAAAAAAGACCCCCGTTGCAGAAATGGGCGGCATAGGGATTCTTTTTGGTTTTACTATTGGTATGTTTATTGGTATCTGGATTTATCCTCCCCTATCATATGAATTAATGGTAACCTTACTAGTAATCCTCTTAGTTGGTATGGTGGGAATGGTGGATGATCTGGTAAGATTAACATCCAAGGAAAAGTTATTTCTACTATTTTTGGCAGGTTTACCTCTAATATGGGTTGCTCCCCCAGAAGTGGGCATTTTATATATAATATTGATACCTATAGCTGTTTCAATAGCATCTAATCTTACTAATATGTTGGCTGGATTGAATGGAATTGAATCTGGTCTCGGAGCAATTGCTATGGTTTCTTTAACTGCTTCATGTATAATAATGAGCAAATATAATGTTTCACTAATCACCATTTCCATGTTAGGAGCTCTTCTCGCATTTCTAATTTACAATAAACATCCATCAAGGGTTTTCCCAGGAGATGTTGGAACGTTGATTATTGGTGCCACCATTGCCTCTGTAGCTTTCATTGGCCGAGTTAAAATAATAGCATTTATAGTTTTACTGCCCAATATTATCGATGGAATATTAAAATTTTACAGTGCTGGAGTAATGGAAAGACAAAAACATGCTCCGACCCAAATAGGAGCTGATGGAAAACTCTTTGCTCCCCCAACAGGTTTTAAATCATTAATTCGTTCAGTTTTAAGAAAACCTATGAAAGAAGAACATGTCGTGATAATCGTATGGATCATTGGAATAATCTGTGGAGCAATTGGGATAATACTTGCATTTATTCTGCCTTTAGAAACTTATTGA
- a CDS encoding resolvase, with translation MDEIIYVNQQLSSKVIMELLDKHPNVKKIQCPPSLYQRTSKKYLDALQQLGIQVEAVEKKGRPPKYKEEDTQKVQDMIKKGFSPKDISEKLGIPSKSVYYLKKTKLKPGRKSKYSAKTKFQVKKMFKEGFKAREISEKLKIPLRSVYYILRG, from the coding sequence TTGGATGAAATAATTTATGTTAACCAACAGTTATCCTCTAAGGTAATAATGGAACTTTTAGACAAACATCCAAATGTGAAAAAAATACAGTGCCCCCCAAGTTTGTATCAGAGAACTTCTAAAAAATATTTAGATGCACTCCAACAGTTAGGCATCCAGGTTGAAGCTGTAGAAAAAAAAGGGAGACCACCTAAATATAAAGAGGAAGACACACAAAAAGTGCAGGATATGATTAAAAAAGGTTTTTCTCCCAAGGATATTTCGGAAAAACTGGGAATACCATCTAAATCTGTTTACTATCTTAAAAAAACCAAGTTAAAACCGGGTAGAAAATCGAAATACAGTGCAAAAACAAAGTTTCAAGTGAAAAAAATGTTCAAAGAAGGTTTTAAAGCTAGAGAAATATCTGAAAAACTTAAAATACCATTGCGAAGTGTTTACTATATTTTAAGAGGTTAA
- a CDS encoding methionine--tRNA ligase, which translates to MDKVFITCALPYANGPCHLGHLRSTYIPADIYARYNRMNGVDVLFVCATDEHGTPIAVRAEEEKKSPLEVAGRYYNMIKEDLDACSISFDNFSRTSDPLHYEIAQNFFLKLYEKGYIYEKIIKQPYCEECERFLPDRYVEGICPHCNGEGARGDHCETCGRHLEPIQLLEPKCLICNSTPKIRESQQYFFKLSHFQDELKNWIEENDKLPPNVKNYALQWIKEGLKDWILTRDMEWGVPVPLDGAEGKIIYVWGEAFLGYISSAAKWAHDNNASWREYWDDSVIHFIGKDIIYHHTIFWPALLMGYGCKLPDAIVAGEYLSLEGSKMSTSKNWVIWASDFLQNFEADILRYYLVINAPLTRDTDFSWDDFQRRVNDELADVLGNFLHRTFSFTKRFFNGKIPEVFELDEIDLEFEKKIKETPKTVSNYIENYKFREGLVEIIKLAKQGNKYFNDREPWKTVKSNPEVASNCLYLCNQLAKNLAVMLTPYMPTKSQKILETMNLNVEDKKWDILSDLIPHGHEIKKPKPLFNKIDDEVIQKQKEMLYKNLEGRFEMKDIITIDDFAKIDLRVGKVIGAESVKGSKNLLKLMVDIKDKNLQVVAGIAQNYSPEDILNEKVIVLVNLEPAKLFGIKSEGMILATEKNMSILTSKNAEIGEKIK; encoded by the coding sequence TTGGATAAAGTATTTATCACGTGTGCACTGCCTTATGCAAATGGACCTTGTCATCTAGGACATTTAAGATCAACTTACATACCTGCCGATATATATGCACGTTATAATCGTATGAATGGGGTTGATGTACTTTTTGTGTGTGCTACTGATGAACACGGCACCCCTATTGCAGTTCGGGCCGAAGAAGAAAAAAAATCTCCACTGGAAGTAGCAGGTAGATACTACAACATGATCAAAGAGGACCTTGATGCCTGCAGTATATCTTTTGATAATTTTTCCAGAACTTCTGACCCCTTGCACTATGAAATTGCCCAAAACTTCTTTTTAAAACTCTATGAAAAGGGATACATATATGAAAAAATAATAAAACAGCCTTATTGTGAGGAATGTGAAAGATTCCTGCCAGATAGATATGTTGAAGGCATATGCCCCCACTGTAATGGAGAGGGTGCTAGAGGTGACCACTGTGAAACTTGTGGCAGACATCTGGAACCCATCCAATTACTGGAACCTAAATGTTTGATCTGTAATTCCACCCCAAAGATAAGAGAATCCCAACAATACTTCTTCAAACTCAGCCATTTCCAGGATGAGTTGAAGAATTGGATTGAAGAAAATGATAAACTCCCTCCAAATGTTAAAAATTATGCATTACAGTGGATAAAAGAGGGTTTAAAAGATTGGATACTCACCAGAGATATGGAATGGGGGGTTCCAGTTCCACTGGATGGTGCTGAAGGTAAGATCATATACGTATGGGGAGAGGCCTTCCTCGGTTACATCTCTTCAGCTGCTAAGTGGGCACATGATAACAACGCTTCATGGAGAGAGTACTGGGATGATTCAGTTATACATTTTATAGGTAAAGATATAATTTATCACCATACCATATTCTGGCCGGCCCTTCTAATGGGTTATGGGTGTAAACTGCCCGATGCCATTGTAGCTGGAGAATATCTCTCATTAGAGGGTAGTAAAATGTCAACCAGTAAAAATTGGGTTATATGGGCATCTGATTTTCTCCAAAATTTTGAAGCGGACATTTTAAGATATTATTTAGTGATAAATGCTCCCCTAACCCGGGACACTGATTTTTCATGGGACGATTTCCAGAGGCGAGTTAATGATGAACTGGCAGATGTGCTTGGAAACTTCTTGCATCGTACATTCTCCTTTACTAAACGTTTCTTCAATGGAAAAATACCAGAAGTATTTGAATTGGATGAAATTGACCTAGAATTTGAAAAAAAGATTAAAGAAACTCCAAAAACCGTATCTAATTACATAGAAAATTACAAGTTTAGAGAAGGTCTGGTTGAAATTATTAAACTTGCAAAGCAAGGAAATAAATATTTTAATGACCGGGAACCATGGAAAACAGTTAAATCCAACCCAGAAGTAGCTTCAAATTGTTTGTATTTATGTAACCAACTTGCTAAAAATTTAGCAGTTATGCTCACCCCTTATATGCCCACTAAATCTCAAAAAATATTGGAAACCATGAATTTAAATGTTGAAGATAAAAAATGGGATATTTTAAGTGATTTAATTCCTCATGGTCATGAAATCAAAAAGCCAAAACCTCTATTTAACAAGATAGATGATGAAGTTATACAAAAGCAGAAAGAAATGCTTTACAAAAATTTAGAAGGTAGATTTGAAATGAAAGATATTATTACCATTGATGATTTTGCGAAGATAGATCTTAGAGTAGGAAAAGTAATAGGTGCTGAATCAGTTAAAGGTTCAAAAAATCTCCTTAAATTAATGGTGGATATTAAAGATAAAAATTTACAAGTGGTAGCTGGAATTGCACAGAATTATTCCCCTGAGGACATTCTAAACGAAAAAGTCATTGTACTGGTTAATCTGGAACCAGCCAAACTATTTGGTATAAAATCTGAAGGAATGATACTTGCTACTGAGAAAAATATGAGTATACTTACATCCAAAAACGCTGAGATTGGTGAAAAAATAAAATGA
- a CDS encoding DNA primase: protein MVSVAFLNPLSDKAEQIVRDIGDLSKIYDKNSDLIHAVDTSKSQSMSDNQNIPENYVELAIKRMEWYIKKKNDKNYNYKDYAFLFNREITRFDVVAFFILAQAIGIKFNSNSRESKLFVDLQGNIIEERLEELSISERRDVCQKILDELILQDNVKWTFLEEILSSKKISLHELILDKGEIILDKEDFLERFSDKISHRNPERMYELLIGDPVKELIMIKMIMQKTEDYVKKVNEMSQKVEPHPYLLEVGEKISKILSENIKYYTTSHGGMKGFKLNSEAFPPCIKLTLNGVESGNRNDAIVLLLTSFLSYARLYPSIFRDNVSVKISDVDPELKITQNEILPLIYDAAQRCNPPLFDDDPQEKLNITAKLGFGVHELPEIKNEGESKWYTPMSCDKIKIHLPALCKPDKTCKKIGNPLSYYKSKSWQLNKQGDNKEKSSKDKDKNNVDKSKSDQDNVNKVINPSPDKSVKNTKEADTLNGSDFN from the coding sequence ATGGTTTCAGTAGCATTTTTAAATCCTTTATCTGATAAAGCAGAACAGATTGTTCGTGATATAGGGGATTTAAGTAAAATATATGATAAAAATTCGGATTTAATTCATGCTGTAGATACCAGTAAATCCCAAAGTATGTCTGATAATCAAAATATACCTGAAAATTATGTTGAATTAGCAATAAAGCGCATGGAATGGTATATCAAAAAGAAAAATGATAAAAATTATAATTATAAGGATTATGCATTTTTATTTAATAGGGAAATCACACGATTTGATGTTGTAGCATTTTTTATACTGGCCCAGGCCATAGGCATCAAATTTAATTCTAATTCACGGGAATCTAAACTTTTTGTAGATTTACAAGGAAACATAATTGAGGAAAGGCTGGAAGAACTTTCAATAAGTGAGAGAAGAGATGTTTGTCAGAAAATCTTAGATGAATTGATTCTACAGGATAATGTGAAATGGACATTTCTTGAGGAAATATTAAGTTCCAAGAAGATCTCTCTTCATGAACTAATTTTAGATAAAGGAGAAATAATACTGGATAAAGAAGATTTTCTAGAGAGATTTTCAGATAAAATCAGCCACAGAAATCCAGAAAGAATGTACGAACTTTTAATTGGAGATCCAGTTAAGGAACTTATCATGATTAAAATGATAATGCAAAAAACCGAGGATTATGTTAAAAAAGTTAACGAAATGTCACAAAAGGTTGAACCCCACCCATACCTATTAGAAGTAGGTGAAAAAATATCTAAAATTTTATCTGAAAATATTAAATACTACACAACATCTCACGGAGGAATGAAAGGATTCAAATTAAATTCTGAAGCATTCCCGCCATGTATTAAACTTACATTAAATGGGGTTGAATCTGGAAATCGTAACGATGCCATTGTTCTTCTTTTAACTTCATTTTTATCTTATGCAAGACTTTATCCATCTATATTTCGTGATAATGTAAGCGTCAAAATATCTGACGTAGATCCAGAACTTAAAATAACTCAAAATGAAATATTACCCCTAATTTATGATGCTGCCCAGAGATGTAACCCTCCTCTTTTTGATGATGATCCACAGGAAAAATTGAATATAACGGCCAAGTTGGGATTTGGGGTTCATGAACTGCCTGAAATTAAAAATGAAGGCGAGAGTAAATGGTATACTCCCATGAGCTGTGACAAAATAAAAATTCATTTACCAGCTCTTTGTAAGCCGGATAAAACCTGTAAAAAGATTGGTAATCCTCTTTCATATTATAAAAGTAAGTCATGGCAATTAAATAAACAAGGAGATAATAAAGAAAAATCATCTAAAGATAAAGATAAGAACAATGTTGATAAAAGTAAATCCGACCAAGATAATGTTAATAAGGTTATAAATCCAAGTCCTGATAAATCAGTTAAGAATACTAAAGAAGCAGACACACTAAACGGAAGTGATTTCAATTAA
- a CDS encoding DNA primase translates to MNEPATLQERRRYYREEWNVKKLPDFIKEGMEQREFGFDHLGKGPNDRYRIFRSLEYLKRFMRYKSPFAAYCSVAFYDKPFKRADWIKSELIFDVDAKDIPIRTCMCDNVCEVCLGEAKEIVSGLIDTLKGDLGLKDIHVIYSGRGYHLRVLDETVMKMDSDIRAQILKYLVGSEVPRSEYGTEGEKYQLEHFSIPFGYPKVFTQRFKYAVLHLTPNIEMENISPALFKKVLKNRTYLLTDEWGLFRKNIGPINYKKLVKEIGALNMGLVDAKVSIDLKRILRLPTSLHSKVSMKCMEVQNIEKFDPFKEAVPKFVYERDD, encoded by the coding sequence ATTAACGAGCCAGCAACATTGCAGGAACGTCGAAGATATTATAGGGAAGAATGGAATGTAAAGAAACTTCCGGATTTTATCAAGGAGGGGATGGAACAACGTGAATTTGGATTTGATCATCTTGGAAAAGGACCAAATGATCGCTACCGTATTTTCCGTTCTTTAGAATATTTAAAACGATTTATGAGATATAAATCCCCATTTGCAGCGTACTGTTCGGTGGCTTTTTATGATAAACCATTTAAAAGGGCAGATTGGATCAAATCCGAACTTATTTTTGATGTTGATGCCAAGGACATCCCAATTCGAACTTGTATGTGTGATAATGTATGTGAAGTTTGTTTAGGTGAGGCGAAAGAAATTGTTTCTGGTTTAATAGATACTTTAAAGGGAGATCTGGGTTTAAAAGATATTCACGTTATTTATTCTGGGAGAGGTTATCACTTAAGAGTTCTAGATGAAACTGTAATGAAAATGGACAGTGATATCAGGGCGCAGATATTGAAATATTTAGTGGGCAGTGAAGTTCCAAGAAGTGAATACGGTACTGAAGGAGAGAAATATCAACTGGAACACTTTTCCATACCTTTTGGTTACCCAAAAGTATTCACCCAACGTTTCAAGTATGCAGTCCTGCATTTAACACCCAATATTGAAATGGAAAACATCAGTCCTGCTCTTTTTAAAAAGGTTTTAAAGAATAGGACATATCTACTAACTGATGAGTGGGGTTTATTTAGAAAAAACATCGGGCCTATAAATTATAAAAAATTAGTAAAAGAAATAGGTGCTTTAAATATGGGTTTAGTAGATGCAAAAGTATCAATTGATCTAAAACGGATATTAAGACTTCCCACATCTCTACATTCTAAAGTCAGTATGAAATGTATGGAAGTGCAAAATATTGAAAAATTTGACCCATTTAAAGAAGCAGTACCTAAATTTGTTTATGAGAGAGATGATTGA